One genomic window of Gossypium hirsutum isolate 1008001.06 chromosome D11, Gossypium_hirsutum_v2.1, whole genome shotgun sequence includes the following:
- the LOC107963165 gene encoding probable ADP-ribosylation factor GTPase-activating protein AGD14 isoform X2 has protein sequence MGSRKEEERNEKIIRGLMKLPPNRRCINCNSLGPQYVCTNFWTFICMTCSGIHREFTHRVKSVSMSKFSKQEVEALQNGGNQRARDIYLKDWDLQRQRLPDSSNADKIREFIKNVYVDRKYAGGKSSDKPPRDMQSNRNHEDEVRRASSYHSYSQSPPYDYQYEDRRYGKQVAAALSRKPGSDRGHYVGKVSSFVYSPGRLSDQMFEDRFANEGSAPRVSDYSVSSGGDPFASGTGSPNYRKDIGFSSPTFQPPRDVLSEDAHHQMINPSLDPSSQNNGGGIPPRQRTKSIESYGSFDGNAMPVKSCSSGIGIGPDVVSEPEQIDQFDHTKTSTIMQSSVPVNYGALDLFNTPEASASPPLDFFQLPATSSESSKDLFQPTAVSSMPPGDLYKPPSSTPSIDLFAEIAEQHPATSFDGKSPELPVPKNEGWATFDTPQPAVSDPVSKNLLPAVMPCDEDLSVKFDQQSSINTTMQWSPFENFSAFGDTSAMSTRWQDGHEGQAPPVATGTQSWNAFNDSVESLPLEPQVVAYKHMATTDEHLGLAVSENHDNYGIQAADSHIGFPAATLPSENGIAPLYAPSMNPLPGEKETQAADLKPTNPFDLPFDSELEQSDMFFDMSSLQSTLPNAQLPSTFLGVSQPWLPQNPAPPQGGLVYMSGQTPSSQLPNVPAQGPVASIGGNPFA, from the exons ATGGGAagtagaaaagaagaagaaagaaacgagaaGATAATAAGAGGTCTCATGAAACTGCCTCCAAATCGTCGTTGCATTAACTGTAACAgcttg GGTCCTCAGTATGTTTGCACAAATTTCTGGACTTTCATTTGCATGACATGCAGTGGGATTCA CCGTGAGTTCACTCATCGCGTAAAGTCTGTATCAATGTCAAAGTTCTCTAAACAGGAAGTTGAAGCTCTTCAGAATGGTGGTAATCAG cgTGCACGAGATATTTATCTTAAGGATTGGGACCTGCAGAGGCAAAGATTGCCGGACAGCAG CAATGCTGATAAAATCCGAGAGTTTATAAAGAATGTATATGTGGACAGAAAATATGCTGGAGGAAAATCATCCGACAAGCCTCCTAGAGACATGCAG AGCAATAGAAACCATGAAGATGAAGTAAGACGTGCCAGTTCTTATCATTCTTATTCTCAAAGTCCACCATATGATTATCAATATGAGGATCGGCGTTATGGTAAACAAGTTGCTGCTGCACTTTCTAGGAAGCCTGGTTCAGATCGAGGGCACTATGTGGGGAAAGTTTCTAGTTTTGTCTACAGCCCTGGTCGCTTAAGTGATCAAATGTTTGAGGACAGGTTTGCAAATGAGGGATCTGCTCCTAGGGTTTCAGACTACTCTGTATCTAGTGGAGGTGATCCATTCGCATCTGGTACAGGGTCACCGAATTACCGGAAGGACATTGGATTTAGCAGCCCAACTTTTCAACCTCCAAGAGATGTTTTAAGTGAAGATGCACATCATCAAATGATCAATCCTTCTCTGGACCCAAGTTCCCAAAACAATGGTGGAGGGATTCCACCCCGACAG AGAACTAAATCCATTGAAAGTTATGGGTCATTTGATGGCAATGCCATGCCTGTCAAGTCATGTAGTTCAGGCATTGGAATTGGACCTGATGTTGTCTCTGAACCTGAACAAATTGATCAGTTCGATCATACTAAAACATCTACTATTATGCAATCATCTGTTCCTGTGAATTATGGTGCCCTGGATCTCTTTAATACACCTGAGGCTTCTGCTTCTCCACCACTAGATTTTTTTCAGTTACCTGCAACATCATCAGAATCTTCCAAAGATTTATTTCAACCTACAGCTGTATCTTCAATGCCACCTGGGGATTTATATAAACCTCCCTCATCTACTCCATCTATAGACTTGTTTGCTGAGATTGCTGAGCAGCACCCCGCTACAAGTTTTGATGGAAAATCACCTGAGTTACCTGTACCTAAAAATGAAGGATGGGCAACATTTGATACTCCTCAGCCTGCAGTATCTGATCCAGTATCCAAAAATCTTTTACCTGCTGTGATGCCCTGTGATGAAGATTTGTCAGTGAAGTTTGACCAACAGTCATCCATAAACACAACCATGCAGTGGTcaccttttgaaaattttagtgcTTTTGGGGATACTTCAGCAATGTCTACTAGATGGCAAGATGGACATGAGGGCCAAGCCCCCCCTGTTGCAACTGGCACTCAG TCATGGAATGCTTTTAATGATTCGGTTGAATCACTTCCTCTTGAACCTCAAGTAGTAGCCTACAAACATATGGCCACCACTGATGAACATTTGGGCTTAGCAGTTTCAGAG AACCATGATAATTATGGCATCCAAGCTGCTGACTCCCATATTGGTTTTCCTGCTGCTACTCTACCATCAGAGAATGGCATAGCACCATTATATGCTCCATCGATGAATCCACTTCCG GGAGAGAAAGAGACGCAAGCTGCTGATCTTAAACCAACCAACCCATTTGATCTTCCTTTTGATTCTGAATTGGAACAAAGTGATATG TTCTTTGATATGAGTTCATTACAAAGCACACTTCCTAATGCTCAGTTGCCTTCCACCTTTCTTGGTGTATCGCAACCGTGGCTTCCTCAGAATCCCGCACCACCACAAG GTGGATTAGTCTACATGTCAGGCCAAACACCAAGTTCGCAATTACC GAATGTCCCAGCTCAAGGTCCTGTTGCTTCCATCGGAGGAAATCCTTTCGCGTAG
- the LOC121223484 gene encoding TMV resistance protein N has protein sequence MLSLPSTSSYISRKKYDVFLSFRGEDTRKNFTDHLYAALKRSGIVTFRDDPKLEAGEEIAPELFKAIQQSWCSVIVFSQTYAFSSWCLEELAEIVQQHNNDDHKVFPIFYDVDPSDLRKQKGKVEEAFARHEERYKEESEKIQRWRNALIHVAAIKGWHLNDRHESEFIRDIVKKISAKLCQTYPVTHSDLVGISERLEDLYLKINIGEDDVRVIGICGMGGIGKTTLARVAYTQMSPHFEGKSFVADIREVSDKCGLVSLQKQLLSQIFHGECFNFFDVHEGSDIISHRLSHKKVLVVLDNVDNIQHLKCLVGRHDWFGLGSRIVVTTRDEHLLRCCQVNDVYMPTTLNPKDALQLFRLKAFHSDTVQKDDFIELSKHVVNYAGGLPLALEVFGSFLCGRDATQWRSAIERLKRDSNKEILDKLRISFDGLEEREKNIFLDIACFFNGENKDFVIKVLNGCEFFPDIGIDVLVKKSLLNIDEHNKYLKMHDLLQEMGRTIVKEKCIDEPGKRCRLWEERDVHHVLTKNTATEMIEGVIIDNKRESNKMLNLSVNTFLKMKKLRLLKVLCLSNCDDLKYLSNELRLLDLTGYPLRYLPSSFQPDNLVALLLPYSHIQQLWKGNRPLFNLKIMNLSGSQNLIKIPDFTTASNLEVLILKGCTKLVDVHPAIGVLKSLKLLNLKDCKSLRTLPTKIGMESLETLILSGCSSLVRFPEIDGKMERLKTLDLSGCYRVENLSENLQQAKFLEELDLSETAITEPPSFIFQFKYLKVLSFNGRKGPTYKLLPNLPSLFELIQGRRTNPMARMLPLLSGLSSLRMLKLRDCNLCEGDIPPDMSGLSSLGSLDLSGNNFISIPASLTRLSKLWSLELSNCNMCTLGEADIYGLSSLRHLYLGGNNFITIPLALTKLSRLESLQLSNCMKLKSLPELLTSIRIVWINGCSSLEVVASPSKVCNILLGSAGIAAINCFKLAENMNASTLLKKHIKAFANSREIFSIFMPGSEIPEWFSQQQSGSSIKIPLPINIRKDSQWIGVASCCIFVNNVAPRDDEYGIGCEAYIYCRNSEQASCRGYIFRGRNPRRIISSCWGLRPVMKDHLSLRYWSRDKLYPISMEDKCGDCETNNLWTRDCLDKKCDELEVSFLGFGKNNNFPLQAKKCGVRIVYKKDLEETKELQCHSTQSSPNFKHIHQHFAHNHGWVSSTSHIKRKRNIYEEEEEEGPQPNRMQKLFKFIMGQSGKKH, from the exons ATGTTGTCATTACCTTCAACTTCCTCATACATTTCTAGAAAGAAATATGATGTTTTCTTGAGTTTTAGAGGTGAAGATACTCGCAAAAACTTCACTGATCATCTCTATGCTGCTCTAAAGAGGAGTGGGATCGTCACTTTCAGGGATGATCCAAAGCTGGAGGCCGGCGAAGAGATCGCGCCAGAACTCTTTAAAGCAATTCAGCAATCATGGTGCTCGGTAATCGTTTTTTCACAAACTTATGCCTTTTCAAGTTGGTGCTTGGAGGAGCTTGCTGAGATTGTTCAACAACATAACAACGACGACCATAAAGTGTTTCCAATTTTTTACGATGTTGATCCATCtgatttaagaaaacaaaaaggcaAAGTGGAAGAAGCCTTTGCCAGACATGAAGAGAGATACAAAGAAGAAAGTGAGAAGATCCAAAGGTGGCGAAATGCTTTAATTCATGTGGCTGCAATCAAGGGATGGCATTTAAATGACAG gcATGAATCAGAATTTATTAGAGACATTGTTAAGAAGATATCGGCAAAACTATGTCAGACATATCCAGTTACTCATAGCGACTTGGTTGGTATTAGTGAACGCTTGGAGGATTTGTATTTGAAAATAAACATTGGGGAAGATGATGTCCGCGTTATAGGAATTTGCGGAATGGGTGGCATCGGTAAAACGACACTCGCAAGAGTTGCTTACACTCAAATGTCACCTCATTTTGAAGGTAAAAGCTTTGTTGCTGATATTCGAGAAGTTTCAGACAAATGCGGACTAGTTTCTTTACAGAAACAACTTCTTTCACAGATCTTTCATGGTGAATGCTTCAACTTTTTCGATGTTCATGAAGGAAGTGACATAATTAGCCATAGGTTGTCTCACAAAAAGGTTCTTGTTGTTCTTGATAATGTTGATAACATACAACACTTAAAATGCTTGGTTGGAAGGCACGATTGGTTCGGATTAGGAAGTAGAATCGTTGTAACAACAAGAGACGAACATTTGCTTCGATGTTGCCAAGTTAATGATGTGTATATGCCCACAACACTGAATCCCAAAGATGCGCTTCAACTTTTCAGACTGAAAGCTTTTCATAGTGATACAGTGCAGAAAGATGATTTCATTGAGCTTTCTAAACATGTTGTAAATTATGCTGGTGGACTCCCTTTAGCTCTTGAAGTTTTTGGTTCCTTTTTGTGCGGTAGAGATGCGACTCAATGGAGAAGTGCGATTGAAAGACTTAAAAGAGATTCTAATAAAGAAATTCTCGATAAACTTCGAATCAGTTTTGATGGACTGGAAGAAAGGGAGAagaatatatttttagatatagcTTGCTTCTTCAATGGGGAGAATAAAGATTTTGTAATCAAAGTATTGAATGGTTGTGAATTTTTTCCTGATATTGGAATTGATGTTCTCGTTAAAAAATCTCTCCTAAACATCGATGAACACAACAAATATTTGAAGATGCATGACTTGTTGCAAGAAATGGGAAGAACAATTGTTAAAGAAAAATGTATTGATGAACCTGGAAAACGTTGCAGATTGTGGGAGGAAAGGGACGTCCATCATGTCCTAACAAAAAACACT gcTACAGAAATGATTGAAGGCGTAATCATCGATAATAAAAG GGAATCGAACAAGATGCTCAATTTGAGTGTGAATACCTTCTTGAAGATGAAAAAACTGAGATTGCTCAAAGTGCTTTGCCTTTCAAATTGTGATGAtctcaaatatctttctaatgAACTACGACTTTTAGATTTGACAGGATACCCTCTAAGATACTTGCCTTCAAGCTTTCAACCGGATAACCTTGTCGCACTTCTTTTACCATATAGTCACATTCAACAACTATGGAAGGGAAATAGA CCCTTGTTTAACTTGAAAATAATGAACCTCAGTGGGTCTCAAAACCTGATCAAGATACCAGACTTCACAACAGCATCAAATCTTGAAGTTTTGATTTTGAAAGGTTGTACCAAATTAGTGGATGTTCATCCAGCAATCGGGGTGCTTAAGAGCCTTAAACTTTTGAATTTAAAAGATTGCAAAAGTCTTAGGACTCTTCCAACCAAAATTGGAATGGAATCCCTTGAAACATTAATTCTTTCGGGTTGCTCAAGTCTTGTAAGGTTTCCGGAGATTGATGGGAAAATGGAACGTCTAAAAACACTAGATCTTTCCGGTTGTTATAGAGTGGAAAATTTATCGGAGAATTTACAGCAAGCAAAGTTTTTGGAAGAGCTTGACTTGAGTGAAACAGCCATAACAGAACCACCATCCTTCATTTTTCAGTTTAAATATCTTAAAGTTCTGTCTTTCAATGGGCGCAAGGGACCAACATATAAGTTACTACCAAATTTGCCTTCTCTTTTCGAGCTAATCCAAGGAAGAAGGACGAATCCCATGGCTCGGATGTTGCCTTTGTTGTCAGGTTTGAGTTCTTTAAGAATGCTAAAACTAAGGGACTGCAATCTTTGTGAAGGAGATATTCCACCTGATATGTCTGGTCTATCCTCTTTGGGAAGTCTTGATCTTAGTGGTAACAATTTCATCAGCATACCTGCATCTCTTACTCGACTCTCAAAGCTTTGGTCTCTTGAATTATCAAATTGCAACATGTGCACTCTTGGTGAAGCAGATATTTATGGTCTATCCTCTTTGAGACATCTTTATCTTGGGGGTAACAATTTCATCACCATTCCTTTGGCTCTTACTAAACTTTCCAGGCTTGAATCGCTTCAATTATCAAATTGTATGAAGCTTAAATCGTTGCCCGAGCTTCTAACAAGCATACGAATTGTGTGGATAAATGGTTGTTCTTCACTTGAAGTAGTTGCAAGTCCGTCAAAAGTATGCAATATTTTATTGGGATCGGCTGGCATTGCAGCCATTAACTGCTTCAAATTGGCTGAGAATATGAATGCATCAACACTGCTGAAAAAACATATTAAG GCATTTGCAAATTCAAGagaaatattttctatttttatgccCGGAAGTGAAATTCCAGAATGGTTTAGCCAACAACAAAGTGGCTCTTCAATTAAGATACCTCTACCTATCAACATTCGGAAAGATAGTCAATGGATTGGAGTTGCTAGTTGCTGCATTTTTGTCAATAACGTTGCTCCAAGGGATGACGAATATGGTATCGGTTGTGAAGCATATATCTATTGCAGAAATTCTGAACAAGCCAGCTGTAGGGGATATATTTTTCGAGGTAGAAATCCTCGACGGATTATTAGCAGTTGCTGGGGTTTGCGTCCAGTAATGAAAGATCACCTTAGTCTTCGTTATTGGTCGCGTGATAAACTATATCCAATTTCTATGGAGGATAAATGTGGTGACTGTGAAACCAATAATTTATGGACAAGAGATTGCTTAGATAAAAAATGCGATGAGCTTGAGGTGTCTTTCTTGGGATTCGgtaaaaacaataattttccTTTGCAGGCGAAGAAGTGTGGTGTTAGAATAGTGTATAAGAAAGATTTGGAAGAAACAAAAGAGTTGCAGTGCCATAGCACTCAATCTTCTCCAAATTTTAAACACATCCACCAACACTTTGCTCACAACCATGGATGGGTAAGTAGCACTTCTCACATAAAACGAAAACGTAATATCTACGAGGAAGAGGAGGAAGAAGGGCCGCAACCAAACCGGATGCAAAAATTGTTCAAGTTTATAATGGGCCAATCGGGGAAGAAGCATTAA
- the LOC107963165 gene encoding probable ADP-ribosylation factor GTPase-activating protein AGD14 isoform X1 → MGSRKEEERNEKIIRGLMKLPPNRRCINCNSLGPQYVCTNFWTFICMTCSGIHREFTHRVKSVSMSKFSKQEVEALQNGGNQRARDIYLKDWDLQRQRLPDSSNADKIREFIKNVYVDRKYAGGKSSDKPPRDMQSNRNHEDEVRRASSYHSYSQSPPYDYQYEDRRYGKQVAAALSRKPGSDRGHYVGKVSSFVYSPGRLSDQMFEDRFANEGSAPRVSDYSVSSGGDPFASGTGSPNYRKDIGFSSPTFQPPRDVLSEDAHHQMINPSLDPSSQNNGGGIPPRQDCYGNGMLTLMYSSGKVPYGDYKHQEKSSTFMINHVAHNISKNIARTKSIESYGSFDGNAMPVKSCSSGIGIGPDVVSEPEQIDQFDHTKTSTIMQSSVPVNYGALDLFNTPEASASPPLDFFQLPATSSESSKDLFQPTAVSSMPPGDLYKPPSSTPSIDLFAEIAEQHPATSFDGKSPELPVPKNEGWATFDTPQPAVSDPVSKNLLPAVMPCDEDLSVKFDQQSSINTTMQWSPFENFSAFGDTSAMSTRWQDGHEGQAPPVATGTQSWNAFNDSVESLPLEPQVVAYKHMATTDEHLGLAVSENHDNYGIQAADSHIGFPAATLPSENGIAPLYAPSMNPLPGEKETQAADLKPTNPFDLPFDSELEQSDMFFDMSSLQSTLPNAQLPSTFLGVSQPWLPQNPAPPQGGLVYMSGQTPSSQLPNVPAQGPVASIGGNPFA, encoded by the exons ATGGGAagtagaaaagaagaagaaagaaacgagaaGATAATAAGAGGTCTCATGAAACTGCCTCCAAATCGTCGTTGCATTAACTGTAACAgcttg GGTCCTCAGTATGTTTGCACAAATTTCTGGACTTTCATTTGCATGACATGCAGTGGGATTCA CCGTGAGTTCACTCATCGCGTAAAGTCTGTATCAATGTCAAAGTTCTCTAAACAGGAAGTTGAAGCTCTTCAGAATGGTGGTAATCAG cgTGCACGAGATATTTATCTTAAGGATTGGGACCTGCAGAGGCAAAGATTGCCGGACAGCAG CAATGCTGATAAAATCCGAGAGTTTATAAAGAATGTATATGTGGACAGAAAATATGCTGGAGGAAAATCATCCGACAAGCCTCCTAGAGACATGCAG AGCAATAGAAACCATGAAGATGAAGTAAGACGTGCCAGTTCTTATCATTCTTATTCTCAAAGTCCACCATATGATTATCAATATGAGGATCGGCGTTATGGTAAACAAGTTGCTGCTGCACTTTCTAGGAAGCCTGGTTCAGATCGAGGGCACTATGTGGGGAAAGTTTCTAGTTTTGTCTACAGCCCTGGTCGCTTAAGTGATCAAATGTTTGAGGACAGGTTTGCAAATGAGGGATCTGCTCCTAGGGTTTCAGACTACTCTGTATCTAGTGGAGGTGATCCATTCGCATCTGGTACAGGGTCACCGAATTACCGGAAGGACATTGGATTTAGCAGCCCAACTTTTCAACCTCCAAGAGATGTTTTAAGTGAAGATGCACATCATCAAATGATCAATCCTTCTCTGGACCCAAGTTCCCAAAACAATGGTGGAGGGATTCCACCCCGACAG GATTGTTATGGGAACGGCATGCTGACTTTGATGTACTCTAGTGGGAAAGTTCCATATGGTGATTATAAACATCAAGAAAAGAGCTCAACCTTCATGATAAATCATGTAGCTCATAACATATCTAAAAATATTGCA AGAACTAAATCCATTGAAAGTTATGGGTCATTTGATGGCAATGCCATGCCTGTCAAGTCATGTAGTTCAGGCATTGGAATTGGACCTGATGTTGTCTCTGAACCTGAACAAATTGATCAGTTCGATCATACTAAAACATCTACTATTATGCAATCATCTGTTCCTGTGAATTATGGTGCCCTGGATCTCTTTAATACACCTGAGGCTTCTGCTTCTCCACCACTAGATTTTTTTCAGTTACCTGCAACATCATCAGAATCTTCCAAAGATTTATTTCAACCTACAGCTGTATCTTCAATGCCACCTGGGGATTTATATAAACCTCCCTCATCTACTCCATCTATAGACTTGTTTGCTGAGATTGCTGAGCAGCACCCCGCTACAAGTTTTGATGGAAAATCACCTGAGTTACCTGTACCTAAAAATGAAGGATGGGCAACATTTGATACTCCTCAGCCTGCAGTATCTGATCCAGTATCCAAAAATCTTTTACCTGCTGTGATGCCCTGTGATGAAGATTTGTCAGTGAAGTTTGACCAACAGTCATCCATAAACACAACCATGCAGTGGTcaccttttgaaaattttagtgcTTTTGGGGATACTTCAGCAATGTCTACTAGATGGCAAGATGGACATGAGGGCCAAGCCCCCCCTGTTGCAACTGGCACTCAG TCATGGAATGCTTTTAATGATTCGGTTGAATCACTTCCTCTTGAACCTCAAGTAGTAGCCTACAAACATATGGCCACCACTGATGAACATTTGGGCTTAGCAGTTTCAGAG AACCATGATAATTATGGCATCCAAGCTGCTGACTCCCATATTGGTTTTCCTGCTGCTACTCTACCATCAGAGAATGGCATAGCACCATTATATGCTCCATCGATGAATCCACTTCCG GGAGAGAAAGAGACGCAAGCTGCTGATCTTAAACCAACCAACCCATTTGATCTTCCTTTTGATTCTGAATTGGAACAAAGTGATATG TTCTTTGATATGAGTTCATTACAAAGCACACTTCCTAATGCTCAGTTGCCTTCCACCTTTCTTGGTGTATCGCAACCGTGGCTTCCTCAGAATCCCGCACCACCACAAG GTGGATTAGTCTACATGTCAGGCCAAACACCAAGTTCGCAATTACC GAATGTCCCAGCTCAAGGTCCTGTTGCTTCCATCGGAGGAAATCCTTTCGCGTAG